The following coding sequences are from one Mesorhizobium onobrychidis window:
- a CDS encoding pyridoxal-phosphate dependent enzyme, with amino-acid sequence MSKPKIAAPEIAPSDSARSRLRPPYASVLDLIGQTPVVELTKFDIGKCRLFIKLESQNPGGSIKDRIALSMIAAAEEQGKLKRGGTIVEATAGNTGLGLAQVGIPKGYRIILVVPDKMSREKIQHLRALGAEVRMTRSDVGKGHAEYYQDMAEKIAAELPGAFYANQFANPANPLAHETTTGPEIFQQLDGDVDAVVVGVGSGGTLTGLGRYFADVSPKTEMILADPVGSVLAPLIKTGKMIEAGSWTVEGIGEDFVPPNADLSLVKKAYSITDKQSMLAVRDLLSREGILAGSSSGTLLSTALRYCREQTVPKRVVTFVCDSGNKYLSKVFDDFWLAEQGLAEQEQHGDLRDLVMRTLRTGDIVSVGPDESLLNAYGRMRRSDVSQLPVLDDGKLVGIVDESDILAHVEGPYDSRWDRFKAPVRTAMTSNLHTLQASQTLDALLPVFDRNEVAIVFDGDEFIGLITRIDLINHLRRAR; translated from the coding sequence ATGAGCAAGCCCAAGATCGCCGCACCCGAGATCGCCCCCTCCGATAGTGCAAGGTCCCGCCTGCGTCCGCCCTATGCATCGGTTCTCGACCTGATCGGGCAGACGCCGGTCGTCGAGCTGACAAAATTCGACATCGGTAAGTGCCGGCTGTTCATCAAGCTCGAAAGCCAGAATCCCGGCGGCTCGATCAAGGACCGCATTGCGCTATCGATGATTGCCGCCGCCGAAGAACAGGGCAAGCTGAAGCGCGGCGGCACGATCGTCGAGGCGACCGCCGGCAACACCGGTCTTGGCCTCGCCCAGGTCGGCATCCCCAAGGGCTACCGCATCATTCTCGTCGTGCCCGACAAGATGTCGCGCGAAAAGATCCAGCATCTGCGCGCGCTCGGCGCAGAAGTGCGCATGACGCGTTCCGATGTCGGCAAGGGCCACGCCGAATACTACCAGGACATGGCCGAGAAGATCGCCGCCGAGCTGCCCGGCGCCTTCTATGCCAATCAGTTCGCCAATCCGGCCAACCCGCTGGCCCATGAAACCACGACCGGTCCGGAAATCTTTCAACAGCTTGATGGCGACGTCGACGCGGTGGTCGTCGGCGTCGGTTCGGGCGGCACGCTGACCGGGCTTGGCCGCTATTTCGCTGATGTCTCGCCGAAGACCGAGATGATTCTCGCCGATCCGGTCGGCTCGGTGCTGGCGCCCTTGATCAAGACCGGCAAGATGATAGAGGCCGGAAGCTGGACCGTGGAAGGCATCGGCGAGGATTTCGTCCCGCCCAATGCCGATCTGTCGCTGGTCAAGAAGGCCTACTCCATCACCGACAAGCAGAGCATGCTGGCCGTGCGCGACCTGCTTTCGCGGGAAGGCATCCTCGCCGGCTCGTCGTCCGGCACGCTCCTTTCGACCGCCCTTCGCTATTGCCGCGAGCAGACCGTGCCGAAACGCGTCGTCACCTTCGTCTGCGACAGCGGCAACAAGTACCTGTCGAAAGTATTCGACGACTTCTGGCTGGCCGAGCAAGGCTTGGCCGAGCAGGAGCAGCATGGCGATCTGCGCGATCTGGTGATGCGCACGCTCCGCACCGGCGACATCGTGTCTGTCGGCCCGGACGAAAGCCTGCTCAACGCCTATGGCCGCATGCGCCGTTCGGATGTCTCGCAACTGCCGGTGCTGGACGACGGCAAGCTGGTCGGCATCGTTGACGAAAGCGATATCCTCGCCCACGTGGAAGGCCCCTATGACAGCCGCTGGGACCGCTTCAAGGCCCCGGTGCGCACGGCGATGACTTCCAATTTGCACACGCTGCAGGCCAGCCAGACGCTGGACGCGCTGCTGCCGGTGTTCGACCGCAACGAAGTCGCCATCGTCTTCGATGGCGACGAATTCATCGGCCTGATAACCCGCATCGACCTGATCAACCATCTGAGGCGCGCCCGATGA